A section of the Clostridium omnivorum genome encodes:
- the ybeY gene encoding rRNA maturation RNase YbeY: protein MIFIDNRQNKIEVDNELEDILNQVVEYALREEKVNQEYEVSIIFVDNEEIKRLNSEFRNIKRETDVLSFPMLEYPPHNVFKEVYINHKFDDSYFDEGKLVLGDIALSLEKALEQSKEFEHSFYREACYLTIHSILHLLGYDHIEDEDKVVMRSREEEILSKFNINR, encoded by the coding sequence ATGATTTTTATAGATAACAGACAAAATAAGATAGAAGTAGATAATGAGCTTGAGGATATCTTGAACCAAGTTGTTGAATACGCATTAAGAGAAGAAAAAGTAAATCAAGAATATGAAGTTAGTATTATTTTTGTTGACAATGAAGAAATAAAGCGGCTCAATTCTGAATTTAGAAATATCAAGCGAGAAACAGATGTACTTTCTTTTCCAATGCTGGAATATCCTCCTCATAATGTTTTCAAGGAGGTATACATAAACCATAAATTTGATGATAGCTATTTTGATGAAGGTAAATTAGTGCTAGGTGATATAGCTCTATCGTTAGAAAAGGCACTAGAGCAAAGTAAAGAGTTTGAACATAGTTTTTATAGAGAAGCATGTTATTTAACTATACATTCTATCTTGCATTTGCTTGGTTATGACCACATTGAAGATGAGGATAAAGTTGTTATGAGGAGCAGAGAAGAAGAAATACTATCAAAATTTAATATAAATAGATAG
- a CDS encoding diacylglycerol kinase, with protein MKVKKLVDSFNYAISGIVYAVRTQRNMRIHMIAALIVLTACFFYDLSKFEILILTITITMVIMAEMINTAIECSIDITANFYHPLAKIAKNTAAGAVLVTAVNAIVVGYIIFWEKLNSISFIVISKIKQSNPYMIFIILIIVFIATIVVKARFGEGTPLRGGMPSGHSAIAFTVATTIAMVSAEPLVILLSYLLAFIVAQSRVDSNVHSILEVTAGAIFGTIITILLFKIFG; from the coding sequence ATGAAGGTTAAGAAACTAGTAGATAGTTTTAACTATGCAATTTCTGGTATTGTATATGCAGTGAGAACTCAAAGAAATATGAGGATTCATATGATAGCAGCTTTAATAGTTCTAACTGCATGTTTTTTTTACGATTTAAGCAAATTTGAAATATTAATTTTAACTATAACTATAACTATGGTTATCATGGCGGAAATGATTAATACAGCTATTGAATGTTCCATTGACATAACCGCAAACTTTTATCATCCATTAGCTAAGATAGCAAAGAATACTGCTGCAGGCGCTGTATTAGTAACAGCAGTTAATGCTATAGTTGTAGGTTATATCATATTTTGGGAAAAACTTAATTCTATAAGTTTTATTGTAATTAGTAAAATAAAGCAATCTAATCCATATATGATTTTTATAATATTAATTATAGTTTTCATAGCTACAATAGTAGTTAAAGCTAGATTCGGAGAAGGTACTCCTTTAAGGGGAGGTATGCCTAGTGGACACAGTGCCATTGCGTTCACTGTAGCAACGACAATTGCGATGGTTTCAGCTGAGCCACTAGTAATACTGCTTAGCTATTTATTAGCATTTATAGTGGCACAAAGTAGAGTTGATTCCAATGTGCATTCAATCTTAGAAGTAACTGCTGGTGCTATATTTGGCACAATTATTACAATACTGCTGTTTAAGATATTTGGGTAA
- a CDS encoding cytidine deaminase: MENKELVIEALKAKEKAYVPYSKFRVGAALLTEDGSVYSGCNIENASYGATNCAERTAIFKAVSEGHTKIKKIAIVGDAIGYTYPCGICRQVILEFACDDIEIILGKDENDFLVKSMEQILPGAFTKEDLER; encoded by the coding sequence ATGGAAAATAAAGAATTGGTTATTGAAGCTCTTAAAGCTAAAGAAAAGGCATATGTACCTTATTCAAAATTTAGAGTTGGGGCAGCTTTACTTACTGAAGATGGAAGCGTATACAGTGGATGTAATATAGAAAATGCTTCATATGGAGCAACAAACTGTGCTGAGAGAACAGCTATATTTAAGGCAGTATCAGAAGGTCATACAAAGATTAAGAAGATCGCAATAGTTGGAGATGCAATAGGATATACATACCCATGTGGAATCTGCAGACAGGTTATACTAGAATTTGCCTGCGATGATATTGAAATAATTTTAGGTAAAGACGAAAATGACTTTTTAGTAAAGTCTATGGAACAAATATTGCCTGGTGCATTTACTAAAGAGGATTTAGAACGATAA
- the era gene encoding GTPase Era, translating to MFKSGFVTIIGRPNVGKSTLINHIMGEKLSIVSSKPQTTRNNIQSIMSGEDYQIVFVDTPGIHKPRHKLGEFMVKIAEETVNEVDLILFLTTPDMEVGKGDQYILEQLRNSNVPVFLVLNKIDENTDERVAITLKNYSEYFNFAEIIPISAIKGKNTDTLKELMVKYMPEGPKYYPDDMITDQQERFIVSETIREKALRLLSEEVPHGIAVEIITMKKDEKGIYNIEATMLCEKDSHKGIIIGKGGAMLKKISTYARQDIEKFLGQKVYLKLWVKVKKEWRDNPLILKELGYKK from the coding sequence ATGTTTAAATCAGGATTTGTAACAATTATTGGAAGACCAAATGTAGGTAAGTCTACACTTATTAATCATATTATGGGTGAAAAACTTTCTATAGTATCCAGCAAACCACAGACTACAAGAAATAATATACAGAGTATAATGAGTGGAGAGGATTATCAAATTGTTTTTGTGGATACTCCTGGTATCCATAAGCCAAGACATAAACTGGGTGAATTTATGGTTAAAATTGCAGAAGAAACCGTAAATGAGGTGGATTTGATACTTTTCTTGACTACACCAGATATGGAAGTAGGAAAAGGAGATCAATATATATTGGAGCAATTAAGGAACTCTAATGTTCCGGTTTTTTTAGTGCTAAATAAAATTGATGAAAATACGGATGAAAGAGTAGCTATAACATTGAAGAATTACTCAGAGTATTTTAATTTTGCTGAAATTATCCCTATATCTGCAATAAAAGGGAAAAATACAGATACGTTAAAAGAGTTAATGGTAAAATATATGCCAGAAGGTCCTAAATATTATCCTGATGATATGATTACTGATCAGCAGGAAAGGTTTATAGTCTCAGAGACTATAAGAGAAAAGGCATTAAGGCTTTTATCTGAGGAAGTACCACATGGAATTGCAGTAGAAATTATAACCATGAAAAAGGATGAAAAGGGTATATATAATATTGAAGCTACTATGCTGTGCGAAAAGGATTCTCACAAGGGAATTATAATAGGAAAAGGCGGAGCAATGCTTAAAAAGATATCTACCTATGCAAGACAAGATATTGAAAAGTTTTTAGGACAAAAGGTATACTTAAAACTTTGGGTTAAGGTAAAGAAAGAGTGGAGAGACAATCCTCTTATTTTAAAAGAACTTGGATATAAGAAATAA
- the recO gene encoding DNA repair protein RecO — protein sequence MASFKTKAVVIKTFDLKEADKIVWLFSEKLGKISAVAKGAKRNKSKFLSLSLGFCYGEYVVYRGKSLYNITEGELIDSFQDFLKDIDSLTYASYFCELIDIALQEEESNRELFKDFITVLYLLKTKAVDFEILARAFEIKVLRATGYGMNIENCSICKKKLYKSNYINLQYYGGVCEDCEKVNGMNISYGTYNALRYLNKAPLDKLHRLTITEDSKKELYKILSLIIANNYTRRPKSLEIFDYFKGSEKNE from the coding sequence CTGGCCAGTTTTAAAACAAAAGCAGTAGTAATTAAAACTTTTGACCTCAAAGAAGCGGATAAAATTGTTTGGCTGTTTTCAGAAAAACTAGGGAAAATATCTGCTGTGGCTAAAGGTGCAAAAAGAAATAAAAGTAAGTTTTTATCTTTGTCATTGGGCTTTTGCTATGGAGAATATGTGGTATATAGGGGTAAAAGCTTATATAACATAACAGAAGGAGAACTAATTGATTCTTTTCAGGATTTTCTTAAGGATATTGACAGTTTAACCTATGCATCCTATTTTTGTGAACTTATTGATATTGCTTTACAAGAAGAGGAAAGTAATAGAGAACTGTTTAAGGACTTTATCACTGTATTATATTTGCTAAAGACCAAAGCAGTAGATTTCGAAATATTAGCAAGGGCTTTTGAAATTAAAGTATTAAGAGCTACTGGGTATGGAATGAATATAGAAAATTGTAGTATTTGTAAAAAGAAATTATATAAGTCAAATTATATAAATCTACAGTATTATGGTGGAGTATGCGAGGATTGTGAAAAGGTTAATGGTATGAATATTAGCTATGGCACATACAATGCATTAAGATACTTAAATAAAGCACCATTAGATAAGCTTCACAGACTTACTATAACTGAAGATTCTAAAAAAGAGTTATATAAAATACTTTCATTAATTATTGCTAATAATTATACTAGAAGACCTAAGAGTTTAGAAATATTTGATTATTTTAAAGGGAGTGAGAAAAATGAGTGA
- a CDS encoding DUF4342 domain-containing protein, with protein MSEITLEKIDIVRERTGVTYAEAKEALEACDCNVVDALIYIEKNKKSPMDNIYTTKDEFLTWLKDIINKGNITRIKVKKDEKVLIDMPVNAGIAVGVIAYAIWAPIIAIGVVSAVVTKITIELTKSDGTVEVINKTIQSTVQEVKEKMSDVVSDVKEKMSDVTSDMKEKVTDAASDVKEKFNTKKNEPESTDENVFKYTVKFDDIDEEK; from the coding sequence ATGAGTGAAATCACACTTGAAAAAATTGATATTGTTAGAGAAAGAACAGGAGTTACTTATGCAGAGGCTAAGGAAGCGCTAGAAGCTTGTGATTGCAACGTGGTAGATGCTTTAATTTACATTGAAAAGAATAAAAAGTCTCCAATGGATAATATCTACACAACTAAAGATGAGTTTTTGACTTGGTTAAAAGATATTATCAACAAAGGAAATATAACTAGAATTAAAGTGAAAAAGGATGAAAAAGTATTAATTGATATGCCAGTAAATGCTGGAATAGCTGTTGGTGTTATTGCTTATGCTATATGGGCCCCTATAATTGCAATTGGAGTTGTAAGTGCAGTAGTTACAAAAATCACTATTGAGCTTACCAAGAGCGATGGAACAGTAGAAGTTATAAATAAGACTATACAATCTACCGTTCAGGAAGTAAAGGAAAAAATGTCTGATGTAGTATCAGATGTAAAAGAAAAAATGTCAGATGTTACTTCTGATATGAAGGAAAAAGTAACAGATGCTGCTTCAGATGTGAAAGAAAAGTTCAATACAAAAAAGAATGAACCAGAAAGCACAGATGAAAATGTTTTCAAATATACAGTTAAATTTGATGATATAGACGAAGAAAAGTAA
- a CDS encoding helix-turn-helix transcriptional regulator, with the protein MDTIKLTPRQEEIIRLVKENPPITSEALAERLNVTRAALRPDLAILTMTGILEARPKVGYIYSKKPSYSLIYDYIRNIKVADIMSNPVVVDEGTSIYDAIVHLFLNDVGTLFVQNNGYLIGAASRKDFLKIAMGGTDIHKVPVGIIMTRMPNIVYIEKEDSAYLAAQRIIEHEVDSLPVVERAFDGSKEAFTIVGKVSKTNITRLFVKLGENG; encoded by the coding sequence GTGGACACAATAAAACTTACACCTAGACAAGAAGAAATTATTAGATTAGTGAAAGAGAATCCACCTATTACCAGTGAAGCATTAGCCGAAAGGTTAAATGTTACTAGGGCTGCCTTGAGGCCTGATTTGGCTATTTTAACTATGACAGGTATTTTAGAAGCTAGGCCTAAAGTTGGATATATATATTCAAAAAAGCCATCCTACAGTTTGATTTATGACTATATAAGAAATATAAAGGTTGCTGACATTATGTCAAATCCTGTAGTAGTTGATGAAGGCACTTCTATATATGATGCTATTGTACATCTGTTTTTAAATGATGTTGGTACCTTGTTTGTTCAAAACAATGGTTACCTCATTGGAGCTGCTTCGAGGAAAGATTTCTTGAAAATAGCTATGGGTGGAACTGATATTCATAAGGTTCCTGTTGGGATTATTATGACAAGGATGCCTAATATAGTGTACATAGAGAAGGAAGATAGCGCATATCTTGCTGCACAGAGAATTATTGAACATGAAGTTGACAGCTTACCAGTGGTTGAAAGGGCCTTTGATGGTTCAAAAGAAGCTTTTACAATTGTAGGTAAAGTATCTAAGACAAACATAACCAGACTATTTGTTAAACTAGGAGAAAATGGATAG
- the ppdK gene encoding pyruvate, phosphate dikinase, which produces MTNKKYVYLFSEGNGSMRELLGGKGANLAEMTILGIPVPQGFTVTTEACNKYYDDGKKIAEEVIDEILQNMAKLEEITGKKFGSIENPLLVSVRSGARASMPGMMDTILNLGLNDDTVEAMARLTGNERFAYDSYRRFIQMFADVVMEVEKRNFENILDEVKEAKGVKLDTELDANDLKEVVKRFKAFYKEAKGEDFPTDPKLQLIESVTAVFRSWDNPRAIVYRRMNDIPSSWGTAVNVQSMVFGNKGETSGTGVAFSRNPSTGEKKIYAEYLMNAQGEDVVAGIRTPEDISTLEKRNPEVYKQFMGIVNTLENHYKDMQDMEFTIEDGKLYFLQTRNGKRTAQAALKIAVDLVEEGMCTKEEAILKVDPKQLDSLLHPAFDAADLKAAKVIAKGLPASPGAACGKITFTAEEAKERAEKGEKVVLVRLETSPEDIEGMVAAEGILTVRGGMTSHAAVVARGMGTCCVAGCGDIKVNEEEKTIEVAGLTLTQNDFLSIDGSTGNVYSGAIKTVDPEISGYFGTFMGWADEIRSLKVRTNADTPRDAAQAVKFGAEGIGLCRTEHMFFQEDRIAAVREMIVAKTEEQRRKALEKLLPMQREDFIGIYEAMEYRPVTIRFLDPPLHEFLPHEDEDIKALAVEMGLTFEELKATVESLHEFNPMMGHRGCRLAVSYPEIAEMQTRAVIEAAIDVKARKGYDIVPEIMIPLVGEVKELKYVKDVVVRIADEIIKEKGVDMKYMVGTMIEIPRAALTADEIAKEAEFFSFGTNDLTQMTFGFSRDDAGNFLKHYYEKKIYEFDPFAKLDQTGVGQLVQMAAQKGKATRPNIKLGICGEHGGDPSSVEFCHSVGLNYVSCSPFRVPVARLAAAHAQVKNPRK; this is translated from the coding sequence ATGACAAACAAAAAGTATGTTTACCTTTTTAGCGAAGGTAACGGCTCTATGAGAGAGCTTCTTGGTGGAAAAGGCGCTAACCTTGCTGAAATGACAATTTTAGGAATACCAGTTCCACAAGGATTTACAGTTACAACAGAAGCTTGTAACAAATATTATGATGATGGTAAGAAGATAGCTGAAGAAGTTATCGACGAAATCCTTCAAAACATGGCTAAGTTAGAAGAAATCACTGGCAAAAAATTTGGAAGCATTGAAAATCCATTATTAGTATCTGTTAGATCTGGTGCTAGAGCTTCTATGCCAGGAATGATGGACACTATACTTAACCTTGGATTAAATGATGACACTGTTGAAGCAATGGCAAGACTTACTGGAAATGAAAGATTTGCTTATGATTCATACAGAAGATTTATCCAAATGTTTGCAGACGTTGTTATGGAAGTTGAAAAGAGAAACTTTGAAAACATTCTTGATGAAGTTAAAGAAGCTAAGGGTGTTAAGCTTGATACTGAATTAGATGCAAACGATCTTAAGGAAGTTGTTAAGAGATTTAAAGCATTCTATAAGGAAGCAAAGGGAGAGGATTTCCCAACAGATCCAAAGCTTCAATTAATTGAATCAGTTACAGCTGTATTTAGATCATGGGATAACCCAAGAGCTATAGTTTACAGAAGAATGAATGATATACCATCAAGCTGGGGTACAGCAGTTAATGTACAATCAATGGTATTTGGTAACAAGGGAGAAACTTCTGGTACAGGAGTTGCATTCTCAAGAAACCCATCTACTGGAGAAAAGAAGATATATGCTGAGTATCTAATGAATGCTCAAGGTGAAGACGTTGTTGCTGGTATCAGAACACCAGAAGATATTTCAACACTTGAAAAGAGAAACCCAGAAGTTTATAAGCAATTTATGGGTATCGTAAATACATTAGAGAACCACTACAAAGATATGCAAGATATGGAGTTTACAATAGAAGATGGTAAGCTTTACTTCCTACAAACTAGAAATGGTAAGAGAACAGCTCAAGCTGCATTAAAGATTGCTGTTGATCTAGTTGAAGAAGGAATGTGCACAAAGGAAGAAGCTATACTAAAAGTTGATCCAAAGCAATTAGACAGCTTACTTCACCCAGCATTTGATGCTGCTGATTTAAAGGCTGCTAAAGTAATTGCAAAGGGACTTCCAGCATCTCCAGGCGCTGCTTGTGGTAAAATAACATTTACTGCTGAAGAAGCTAAAGAAAGAGCTGAAAAGGGAGAAAAAGTTGTTCTAGTTAGACTAGAAACTTCTCCAGAAGATATAGAAGGAATGGTTGCTGCTGAAGGTATATTAACAGTAAGAGGTGGAATGACTTCTCACGCTGCTGTTGTTGCGAGAGGTATGGGAACTTGCTGTGTTGCTGGTTGCGGTGACATAAAAGTTAACGAAGAAGAAAAGACAATAGAAGTTGCTGGATTAACATTAACTCAAAATGACTTCTTATCAATAGATGGAAGCACAGGAAATGTTTACTCTGGAGCTATAAAGACAGTTGATCCAGAAATATCTGGATACTTCGGAACATTCATGGGTTGGGCAGATGAAATAAGAAGCTTAAAGGTTAGAACTAATGCTGATACTCCAAGAGATGCTGCTCAAGCAGTCAAGTTTGGAGCTGAAGGTATCGGTCTTTGCAGAACAGAGCACATGTTCTTCCAAGAAGATAGAATAGCTGCAGTGAGAGAAATGATAGTAGCTAAGACAGAAGAGCAAAGAAGAAAAGCTCTTGAAAAGTTACTTCCAATGCAAAGGGAAGACTTCATAGGTATCTATGAGGCTATGGAATACAGACCTGTAACTATAAGATTCCTTGATCCACCACTACATGAATTCTTACCTCACGAAGATGAAGATATTAAAGCATTAGCAGTTGAAATGGGATTAACTTTTGAAGAGTTAAAAGCTACTGTAGAATCACTACATGAGTTTAACCCAATGATGGGACACAGAGGCTGCAGACTTGCAGTATCATACCCTGAAATAGCTGAAATGCAAACTAGAGCTGTTATCGAAGCTGCTATAGACGTTAAGGCTAGAAAAGGCTACGATATAGTTCCAGAAATAATGATTCCTCTTGTTGGAGAAGTTAAGGAATTAAAGTATGTTAAAGATGTAGTTGTAAGAATTGCTGACGAGATAATAAAAGAAAAAGGTGTTGATATGAAGTACATGGTTGGTACTATGATAGAAATACCTAGAGCAGCTCTTACTGCTGATGAAATAGCTAAAGAAGCTGAATTCTTCTCATTTGGAACAAATGACTTAACTCAAATGACATTTGGATTCTCAAGAGATGATGCTGGAAACTTCTTAAAGCACTATTATGAAAAGAAGATATACGAGTTTGATCCATTTGCAAAACTTGACCAAACAGGCGTTGGACAATTAGTTCAAATGGCAGCTCAAAAAGGAAAAGCTACAAGACCAAACATTAAGCTTGGTATTTGTGGAGAACATGGTGGAGACCCATCATCAGTTGAATTCTGCCACAGTGTAGGATTAAACTATGTATCCTGTTCACCATTCAGAGTACCAGTTGCAAGACTTGCAGCTGCACATGCTCAAGTAAAAAACCCAAGAAAGTAA
- a CDS encoding CotS family spore coat protein, which yields MPDEAKSYNINLLSEENIKKYVLPRYGLENAEITQIKFKDTDKQRAVYKITIDEKYYCLKKVYFPMEELLFVYSAVEWLYRNDIKVPRILPTKDNNRYAIFEDMLFILTPWIEGSKCSYDNISNVLDSSSNLARIHRRTKNFAPIKGSSKREGVEDLYTSFFKHFQQILLCSNLAFRYGDKFSKMFLQHFDSNLLLAQTAVEVAATIDNSKLSTSLCHLDYVNKNIIFDDSGSPWTIDFDKCKIDFSVHDVSYFLRRLLKRDNTKWDLELTINILKLYEEINPLNFDEYKYILVYLSFPQKFWKISRDYYNNINKCNKNSFVTLLSKTNEKNDYQLKFIEGFSAYIEKKFNQRLN from the coding sequence ATGCCTGATGAGGCTAAATCATATAACATAAACCTATTATCTGAAGAAAACATTAAAAAATACGTTCTACCAAGGTATGGATTAGAAAATGCAGAAATAACACAGATAAAATTTAAAGATACTGATAAGCAGAGGGCTGTTTATAAAATTACTATAGATGAGAAATACTACTGTCTTAAGAAAGTTTATTTTCCTATGGAAGAACTATTATTCGTGTATTCTGCAGTAGAATGGCTCTATAGAAATGATATAAAAGTTCCAAGAATATTACCAACAAAAGATAATAATAGATATGCAATTTTTGAAGACATGCTGTTTATACTAACCCCTTGGATTGAAGGAAGTAAATGCAGTTATGATAATATCTCCAATGTATTAGATTCTAGTTCCAATCTAGCTAGAATACATAGACGAACTAAAAATTTCGCTCCAATTAAAGGAAGCTCAAAGAGAGAAGGCGTTGAAGATTTGTATACATCATTCTTTAAGCACTTTCAACAAATATTGTTATGCTCTAATTTAGCTTTTAGATACGGAGACAAATTTTCAAAAATGTTTCTCCAGCATTTTGATTCAAACCTATTGCTAGCACAGACAGCTGTTGAAGTGGCCGCTACTATTGATAATAGTAAGCTTTCTACTTCTTTATGTCATCTTGACTATGTTAACAAAAATATTATTTTTGACGATAGTGGCAGCCCTTGGACCATTGATTTTGATAAATGCAAAATCGATTTTAGTGTCCATGATGTTTCATATTTCCTGAGAAGATTACTAAAAAGAGACAATACAAAATGGGATCTTGAATTAACTATAAATATCCTTAAGCTGTATGAAGAAATTAATCCGTTAAACTTTGATGAGTACAAATATATATTAGTATATCTTTCTTTCCCCCAAAAGTTTTGGAAAATTTCTAGGGATTATTATAACAACATCAACAAATGCAACAAAAATTCTTTTGTAACCTTATTAAGCAAGACCAATGAAAAAAATGATTATCAGCTCAAATTTATAGAAGGCTTTAGTGCATATATTGAAAAAAAGTTTAATCAAAGACTGAATTAA
- a CDS encoding deoxyguanosinetriphosphate triphosphohydrolase, translating to MIIREKIQNNERKVLIPYAAFSASTKGRHLEEEDDEIRTPYMVDRDRIIHSKSFRRLKHKTQVYIKTSSDHYRTRLTHTLEVAQIAKTIGKGVGLNEDLIEAIALGHDIGHVAFAHNGEEVLNKLLPGGFKHNVNSVRVLTRIEKQGKGLNLTSEVLDGILYHSGFSTSAKKSYTLEGQVVKYSDKIAYVNHDIDDSIRAGLLKEAEIPIELLKTLGESHSTRIDTLVKNCIYSTLKNIDSNKPEVTLSSDIEKTLSELRNFMFENIYKGVILQEERNKARFVLEQVFIHFYNHPENMPEFYRTIVDKEGLYQGVADYIAGMSDDYCLATFNKIYVPKFVIY from the coding sequence ATGATTATTAGGGAAAAAATCCAGAATAATGAAAGAAAAGTTCTAATACCTTATGCTGCTTTTTCAGCTTCTACAAAAGGCCGACATTTGGAGGAAGAAGATGACGAAATAAGAACTCCCTATATGGTAGACCGTGATAGAATTATTCATAGCAAGTCTTTTAGAAGACTTAAGCATAAAACACAAGTATACATAAAAACCTCAAGCGATCACTATAGGACTAGGCTTACCCATACTTTGGAGGTTGCACAGATTGCAAAAACTATTGGTAAGGGTGTTGGACTTAATGAAGATTTAATTGAGGCTATTGCTTTAGGTCATGATATTGGTCATGTTGCTTTTGCACATAATGGGGAAGAGGTTTTAAATAAGCTGCTTCCTGGAGGATTTAAGCATAATGTTAACAGTGTAAGGGTGTTAACTAGAATAGAGAAACAGGGAAAAGGGTTAAATTTAACAAGTGAAGTTTTAGATGGTATTCTTTATCACAGTGGTTTTTCAACTAGTGCTAAAAAGTCATATACTTTGGAAGGACAGGTTGTAAAGTATAGTGATAAAATAGCATACGTAAATCATGATATAGATGATTCTATAAGGGCTGGACTATTAAAGGAAGCTGAGATACCTATTGAGCTTCTAAAAACCTTAGGAGAGTCCCACAGCACTAGAATAGATACGCTGGTTAAGAATTGCATATATTCCACTTTGAAAAATATAGATAGTAATAAGCCTGAAGTTACTTTAAGCAGTGATATTGAAAAAACTTTATCAGAATTAAGAAATTTTATGTTTGAGAATATATATAAGGGAGTTATTCTACAAGAGGAAAGAAATAAGGCAAGATTTGTTTTAGAACAGGTTTTTATACATTTTTATAATCATCCTGAGAATATGCCAGAGTTTTATAGGACTATTGTTGATAAAGAAGGACTTTATCAAGGGGTAGCCGATTATATTGCTGGAATGAGTGATGACTATTGTCTTGCAACTTTTAATAAAATATATGTTCCAAAGTTTGTAATATATTAA